One Synechococcus sp. JA-2-3B'a(2-13) genomic window carries:
- the argJ gene encoding bifunctional glutamate N-acetyltransferase/amino-acid acetyltransferase ArgJ, translating into MGSPFKPVAGAVTAPRGFRAAGVAAGLKPSGAADLALIVSECDAVGAGVFTTNQVKAACVTYNQGILSQQQPVRAILCNAGQANACTGEEGERNNAQLALWVGERLGIPAHQVLTASTGVIGRQLEMPKIQAALPGLIDSLSPEGGESAARAIITTDLVTKSVALQAEIDGYTVRVGGIAKGSGMIHPNLATMLAFLTCDAAVDPRLWQQILKQAADLSFNQITVDGDTSTNDMLLALANGQSGIPTLQAGTEAAQTLAEMVNQVCIHLAKAIARDGEGATKLLEIRVCGAVDDGAARHMARVIASSPLVKAAAFGNDPNWGRVAAAAGRAGIPFDSRRLDIRLGDFLLMQAGMPLAFDRKAASEYLKGDPVTFTVDLHQGSGQGVAWGCDLSYNYVRINAEYTT; encoded by the coding sequence ATGGGATCCCCATTTAAACCGGTTGCAGGTGCTGTTACAGCCCCGCGAGGATTTCGAGCCGCTGGAGTGGCCGCTGGCCTCAAGCCCTCAGGAGCTGCGGATCTGGCTTTGATCGTTTCCGAGTGCGATGCGGTTGGGGCAGGCGTTTTCACCACCAATCAGGTCAAAGCAGCCTGTGTCACCTACAACCAAGGGATCCTTTCCCAGCAGCAGCCGGTGCGGGCCATTCTCTGCAATGCTGGGCAAGCCAACGCCTGTACCGGAGAAGAAGGGGAGCGCAACAATGCCCAACTGGCCCTCTGGGTGGGAGAACGGTTGGGGATCCCGGCCCATCAGGTGCTCACGGCCTCCACAGGGGTCATCGGGCGACAACTGGAAATGCCGAAAATCCAAGCAGCCCTGCCTGGCCTTATCGACAGCCTCTCTCCAGAGGGGGGGGAGAGCGCCGCCCGCGCCATCATCACCACCGACTTGGTGACCAAAAGCGTTGCCCTGCAAGCTGAGATCGACGGGTACACCGTCAGGGTCGGGGGCATTGCCAAGGGATCCGGCATGATCCACCCCAACTTGGCCACGATGCTGGCTTTTTTAACCTGCGACGCGGCTGTGGATCCCCGCCTGTGGCAGCAGATCCTCAAGCAAGCTGCCGACCTCAGCTTTAACCAAATCACGGTGGATGGGGATACCAGCACCAACGACATGCTCTTGGCCCTGGCCAACGGCCAAAGTGGGATCCCAACCCTGCAAGCCGGCACAGAAGCTGCCCAGACTTTGGCGGAGATGGTCAACCAAGTTTGCATTCATCTGGCTAAGGCCATTGCCCGCGATGGGGAAGGAGCTACCAAGCTGCTGGAAATTCGGGTGTGTGGGGCTGTGGATGATGGGGCAGCCCGGCATATGGCCCGTGTGATCGCCAGCTCTCCCTTGGTGAAGGCGGCAGCTTTTGGCAACGATCCCAACTGGGGACGGGTGGCAGCCGCCGCCGGACGGGCCGGGATCCCCTTCGACAGCCGCCGGTTGGATATCCGTCTGGGGGATTTTCTGCTCATGCAGGCGGGAATGCCCCTGGCTTTCGATCGCAAGGCAGCCTCTGAGTACTTGAAAGGGGATCCGGTGACCTTTACCGTGGATCTCCATCAGGGATCCGGCCAGGGCGTGGCCTGGGGCTGCGATCTCAGCTACAATTACGTGCGCATCAACGCCGAATACACCACCTAA
- a CDS encoding ABC transporter ATP-binding protein, translating to MPTPVITLNHVSKVYSNGTVALQDMNMTIQEGQFVSLVGPSGCGKSTVLRLVAGLGHLTTGFIEWGQNLEKDALQGEPKLAFVFQEPALMPWATVMDNVRLPLKLAGEPKPKADRDVLEALQLVGLRGFERSFPRELSGGMRMRVSIARALVTKPQVLLMDEPFGALDEITRSKLNSDLLELWQEKRWTVIFVTHNIYEAVYLSNRVVVMAARPGRVIADIPIDAPYPRSEDFRTSSLYNNYCREVSARLHEAMHGSAQDPYLRPLSAGRLR from the coding sequence ATGCCCACCCCTGTCATCACCCTCAACCATGTCAGCAAGGTCTATTCCAATGGCACGGTGGCTTTGCAGGACATGAATATGACCATCCAAGAAGGGCAGTTCGTTAGCTTGGTGGGGCCATCCGGCTGTGGGAAAAGCACAGTGCTACGGTTGGTGGCAGGTCTGGGGCATCTGACCACAGGCTTTATCGAATGGGGGCAAAATCTTGAGAAGGATGCTCTCCAAGGGGAACCCAAGTTGGCCTTTGTGTTTCAGGAACCGGCCCTTATGCCTTGGGCAACGGTGATGGACAATGTGCGTCTGCCCTTGAAGTTGGCAGGTGAGCCCAAGCCAAAAGCCGATCGAGATGTCTTGGAAGCTCTGCAACTGGTGGGCCTGCGGGGGTTTGAGCGCAGTTTTCCCCGCGAGCTATCGGGCGGCATGCGCATGCGGGTTTCCATTGCTCGCGCCCTGGTAACCAAGCCGCAGGTGTTGCTGATGGATGAACCCTTCGGAGCTCTGGATGAAATCACCCGCAGCAAGTTGAACAGCGACCTGTTGGAGCTGTGGCAAGAAAAGCGCTGGACGGTGATCTTTGTTACCCACAACATTTACGAGGCCGTCTACCTGTCCAACCGCGTGGTGGTGATGGCGGCTCGCCCAGGGCGGGTGATAGCCGATATTCCCATCGATGCGCCCTATCCCCGCTCGGAAGACTTTCGCACCTCTTCCCTTTACAACAACTACTGCCGTGAAGTGTCGGCCCGTCTGCACGAGGCCATGCACGGCTCAGCTCAGGATCCTTATTTGCGCCCCCTCTCTGCCGGACGTTTGCGCTGA
- a CDS encoding ABC transporter permease — protein MFDPFVHLLEPWRRWLGSLVGLGESWPLHWPDWSLPKLTGAVEEKLRPQPTDEADIPSAGSGVPAKGLNLGRWFNLEVIAPVLVGILFLVGWEVAVRVTGVPHYLLPGPILVVQTLIRDWGTLFPSLLITVQITVVAFLAATVSGLLVAIVFTQSKWIERSFFPYAVILQTMPIVSIAPLIIIWLRNNTFAAMVVCAWIVAFFPILSNTTLGLNSVDHNLLNLFQLYKANRWQTLIYLRLPSAMPYFMGGLRISGGLSLIGAVVAEFVAGTGGQRAGIAYQILISSFNLQVPRMFAALILVTGLGILIFISLSALSDRVLGKWHESAVRREN, from the coding sequence ATGTTCGACCCGTTTGTCCACCTTCTCGAGCCATGGCGCCGTTGGCTGGGATCCCTTGTTGGCTTGGGGGAGAGCTGGCCTCTCCATTGGCCAGATTGGTCTCTGCCCAAGCTGACCGGCGCGGTTGAAGAAAAGCTCAGACCCCAACCCACGGATGAGGCAGACATACCGAGTGCCGGCTCAGGGGTGCCCGCGAAGGGGTTGAATCTGGGCCGTTGGTTCAACCTGGAAGTGATTGCCCCCGTCCTCGTCGGGATCCTCTTCTTGGTGGGCTGGGAAGTGGCGGTGCGGGTAACGGGAGTGCCCCACTACCTCTTGCCGGGGCCGATTTTGGTGGTGCAAACCCTCATCCGCGACTGGGGAACGCTTTTTCCTTCCCTGTTGATCACTGTGCAAATTACGGTGGTGGCCTTTTTGGCTGCCACAGTGTCGGGGCTTTTGGTCGCGATTGTGTTCACCCAGAGCAAGTGGATTGAGCGCAGCTTTTTCCCCTATGCGGTGATTTTACAGACGATGCCCATTGTCTCCATCGCCCCGCTGATCATCATTTGGCTGCGCAACAACACCTTTGCCGCGATGGTGGTGTGCGCCTGGATTGTGGCTTTTTTCCCGATTCTTTCCAACACCACTCTGGGGCTGAACAGCGTCGATCACAACCTGCTCAACCTGTTCCAACTGTACAAGGCCAACCGCTGGCAAACGTTGATCTACTTGCGGCTGCCCAGTGCCATGCCCTATTTCATGGGGGGCCTGCGCATCAGCGGTGGCCTCTCTTTGATTGGGGCGGTGGTGGCGGAGTTTGTTGCCGGTACCGGTGGGCAACGGGCCGGGATTGCTTACCAGATCTTGATCTCCAGCTTCAACCTGCAGGTGCCCCGCATGTTTGCGGCCTTGATCTTGGTCACCGGCTTGGGGATCCTGATCTTCATTTCCTTGAGTGCTCTATCCGACAGGGTGTTGGGCAAGTGGCATGAGAGCGCTGTGCGCCGAGAGAACTGA
- a CDS encoding phosphate ABC transporter substrate-binding protein: protein MTARPSGPPPIVYILLFAILGGGGWYAYRSGLLDSLLNRSTPTQAGIPVAQPQAPTAPNPPQAQVPNPPANAVNLDTSLPNPAVLQMDGSVTMIRLVLALKGGYTQRNPGIPLAYGIPDGKPNGSNAGLKALMEGRIQMAASSRPLNASEVQAGLQAIPVAKDALAVAVGVNNPYKGGLTLQQLADIFQGRITNWSQVGGPDRRIRVLNRAPQSGTYSVFQELVLLGSPFAPDNPPYFTTATEDVTTPLLRALGEDGITYSTVDQVQNQQTVRIVPIDGQMPTREAIQRGSYPLARTVFLVAPQRTSPVVADFINYALSDQGQQIIGRTEFIPLR, encoded by the coding sequence ATGACTGCACGACCTTCCGGCCCACCTCCAATCGTTTACATTCTTTTGTTCGCGATACTGGGAGGCGGCGGCTGGTATGCCTATCGTTCCGGCCTGTTGGACTCGCTGCTCAATCGCTCCACTCCCACCCAAGCAGGGATCCCGGTCGCCCAGCCCCAAGCCCCAACAGCGCCCAACCCCCCTCAGGCCCAGGTACCCAACCCGCCTGCCAACGCCGTTAATCTGGATACTTCTCTGCCCAACCCAGCAGTGCTCCAGATGGATGGCAGCGTCACGATGATCCGGCTCGTCTTGGCCCTGAAGGGAGGCTACACCCAGCGCAACCCCGGCATTCCCCTCGCCTATGGGATCCCGGATGGCAAGCCCAATGGATCCAATGCCGGCCTGAAGGCCCTGATGGAAGGTCGCATCCAGATGGCCGCTAGCTCCCGCCCCCTCAATGCCAGCGAAGTGCAGGCGGGTCTACAGGCGATCCCGGTGGCCAAAGATGCCCTGGCGGTGGCGGTGGGGGTGAACAACCCCTACAAAGGAGGACTGACGCTGCAGCAATTGGCCGATATCTTCCAGGGTCGGATCACCAATTGGAGCCAGGTGGGCGGCCCGGATCGGCGGATTCGGGTCCTCAATCGCGCCCCCCAGAGCGGCACCTACAGCGTTTTCCAAGAGCTGGTGTTATTGGGGTCGCCCTTTGCTCCCGATAACCCTCCCTACTTCACCACCGCCACAGAAGATGTCACCACCCCGCTGCTGCGGGCTTTGGGAGAAGATGGCATCACCTACAGCACTGTCGATCAGGTGCAAAACCAGCAAACGGTGCGGATTGTGCCCATCGACGGCCAGATGCCCACCCGTGAGGCCATCCAGAGGGGCAGCTACCCCTTGGCGCGGACTGTGTTTTTGGTGGCACCTCAAAGAACCAGCCCTGTGGTGGCCGACTTCATCAACTATGCTCTTTCGGATCAAGGCCAGCAAATCATTGGCCGCACTGAGTTCATCCCCCTCCGATAG
- a CDS encoding ribonuclease catalytic domain-containing protein codes for MEKGTLVEFRYNNDRVLAVVQGTEGKKNLLLGVPSGQVHSVHPRQITFALNGGSSFTASDIPGFWQAVQAKLDPESLALAWELVQEERRSLSLAEMAQLLFSDDSPVSTYAAYRLLSEDRTYFKQKGESYEPRTPAQVKEILHQMAVAQQRQQEQAEFEAHLREALAHPGQGYPWTPAERARLELLERLALQGAAAAIRSHEDLSSNLNPSDRERASQLLELMGFPDTPQGAFEALVALGLWSRHENLALRLTGIPTQFPKAVERYTQALLSQPPSFWDPHLRQDLTHLHTYTIDDASTRDIDDALSVEFWSDDAVKLWIHIADPSCWVQWGDPLDLEARKRGTSVYLPERVIPMFPPELSTGPMSLVQGEVRPALSFGILLGSDGQIRDSEICLSQIKVTYRLTYEDADEMLELGAEAQLTAIARAAQWRYGWRMAQGAIQIGLPEQDIKVIDEIPHLRVIEDTPARQMVAEMMVLTGEVAARFASQNGIPVPYRLQPAPDLPPPEVLDRYPQGPVRSFAIMRCLSRAEVATQPGRHTGLGLDAYCQVTSPIRRYLDLVAHYQIKAFLRGDPLPLTEADVQQLLLGIEPGTAEANQVERKSKRYWSIEYLRLRPGQTWRALVLGYLREQENLVLAMLDEIAFRVPVRLERQIPLGAWIELEVVQADPRADVIELREVGREAAMCG; via the coding sequence GTGGAAAAGGGCACACTGGTGGAGTTTCGTTACAATAACGACCGTGTGTTGGCAGTGGTTCAGGGCACCGAGGGCAAGAAGAACCTACTGCTGGGGGTGCCTTCTGGGCAGGTTCACAGTGTTCACCCTCGCCAGATTACCTTTGCTTTGAACGGGGGATCCAGCTTCACGGCTTCCGACATTCCCGGCTTTTGGCAGGCGGTGCAAGCAAAGTTGGATCCCGAAAGCTTGGCGCTGGCCTGGGAACTGGTGCAGGAGGAGCGGCGGTCTCTGAGCTTGGCCGAAATGGCTCAGCTGTTGTTTTCTGATGATTCCCCGGTCTCCACCTATGCCGCCTACCGCCTCTTGAGCGAGGATCGCACCTACTTCAAGCAAAAGGGGGAAAGCTACGAACCCCGCACTCCGGCTCAGGTGAAGGAGATCCTCCATCAAATGGCCGTCGCCCAACAACGGCAGCAGGAACAAGCAGAGTTTGAGGCCCACCTGCGGGAGGCTCTGGCTCATCCCGGTCAAGGGTATCCCTGGACTCCTGCCGAACGGGCCCGTTTGGAGTTGCTGGAGCGCCTGGCCCTGCAGGGAGCAGCAGCAGCCATTCGCAGCCACGAGGATCTCTCTTCCAATCTCAACCCGTCGGATCGGGAACGGGCCTCGCAACTACTGGAGCTGATGGGGTTTCCTGACACTCCGCAGGGGGCTTTTGAAGCTTTGGTGGCCCTGGGCCTGTGGAGCCGCCACGAGAACCTGGCCCTGCGCCTCACCGGGATCCCAACCCAGTTCCCGAAGGCGGTGGAGCGATACACCCAAGCCCTGCTCAGCCAGCCTCCCTCTTTCTGGGATCCCCACCTGCGGCAGGATCTCACCCACCTCCACACCTACACCATCGATGATGCCAGCACCCGCGACATTGACGATGCCCTCAGCGTCGAGTTCTGGTCGGATGACGCGGTGAAGCTCTGGATCCACATCGCTGATCCCAGTTGTTGGGTGCAGTGGGGGGATCCCCTCGATTTGGAAGCCCGCAAGCGTGGCACCAGCGTCTATTTGCCGGAGCGGGTGATCCCGATGTTCCCACCGGAGTTGTCCACCGGCCCGATGAGCTTGGTGCAGGGAGAGGTGCGGCCTGCCCTTAGCTTTGGCATTCTACTGGGATCCGACGGCCAGATCCGGGATTCCGAAATTTGCCTCAGCCAGATCAAAGTCACCTACCGCCTCACCTACGAAGATGCCGATGAAATGTTGGAGTTGGGGGCAGAGGCTCAACTGACAGCCATTGCCCGGGCAGCCCAGTGGCGTTATGGGTGGCGCATGGCTCAGGGGGCCATTCAGATCGGCCTGCCGGAGCAAGATATCAAGGTCATCGACGAGATCCCCCACCTCCGGGTAATCGAGGATACTCCTGCGCGGCAGATGGTGGCGGAAATGATGGTGCTCACCGGCGAGGTGGCGGCTCGCTTCGCCAGCCAAAATGGGATCCCGGTGCCCTATCGTCTGCAGCCGGCTCCCGACTTACCCCCACCCGAAGTGCTGGATAGGTATCCCCAGGGGCCAGTTCGGTCTTTTGCCATCATGCGCTGTCTATCGCGGGCGGAAGTGGCCACCCAACCTGGGCGACATACGGGGCTGGGTCTCGATGCCTACTGTCAGGTTACCTCCCCGATTCGGCGCTACCTGGATTTGGTGGCCCATTACCAGATCAAGGCTTTCCTGCGTGGGGATCCCTTGCCGTTGACGGAGGCGGATGTGCAGCAGCTGCTGCTGGGGATTGAGCCGGGCACCGCTGAGGCCAACCAGGTGGAGCGGAAATCCAAGCGCTATTGGAGCATCGAATACCTGCGCCTGCGACCGGGGCAAACTTGGCGGGCCTTGGTCTTGGGCTACCTGCGCGAGCAGGAAAACTTGGTGCTGGCCATGCTGGATGAGATCGCCTTTCGGGTGCCGGTGCGCCTAGAACGCCAGATTCCTCTGGGGGCTTGGATCGAGTTGGAAGTTGTGCAGGCGGATCCCCGTGCGGACGTAATTGAGCTGCGCGAGGTGGGACGAGAGGCGGCCATGTGCGGATAG
- a CDS encoding response regulator transcription factor, with translation MDNPKRLLLIDDDPNLILLAKDYLEFRGYEVVAASNGLEGLEAMRHFTPDLIICDVMMPEMDGYTFVETIRSNSATDWIPVIFLSARGQTADRVRGLTTGADVYMVKPFEPEELVAQVESSLKHTERLLQVQNVGIQPVIKLDREIELTPTETKVIQYVARGLSNREIAEVLGVSQRTVESHVSNMLGKTGLHNRTELARWAIESGLGKKPL, from the coding sequence GTGGACAACCCGAAGCGACTGTTGCTCATCGATGACGATCCGAACTTAATCCTGCTGGCCAAGGACTACCTAGAGTTTCGCGGCTACGAAGTGGTGGCGGCAAGCAACGGTCTGGAGGGGTTGGAAGCGATGCGCCATTTCACTCCAGACCTGATCATCTGCGATGTGATGATGCCGGAGATGGATGGCTATACCTTTGTGGAAACCATTCGCTCCAACAGTGCTACAGACTGGATACCTGTGATTTTTCTGTCGGCGCGTGGGCAGACGGCGGATCGGGTGCGCGGCCTGACCACAGGGGCAGATGTTTACATGGTCAAGCCCTTTGAGCCGGAAGAATTGGTGGCGCAGGTGGAATCTTCTCTCAAACATACCGAGCGCCTGTTACAAGTGCAGAATGTGGGCATTCAGCCGGTCATAAAACTGGATCGGGAAATTGAGCTGACGCCAACAGAAACCAAGGTGATCCAGTACGTGGCCAGGGGCCTGTCCAACCGCGAGATTGCCGAAGTTCTTGGGGTGAGCCAGCGCACCGTTGAAAGCCACGTCAGCAACATGCTGGGCAAAACCGGCCTGCACAACCGCACAGAACTGGCCCGCTGGGCAATAGAAAGTGGTTTGGGCAAAAAACCGTTGTAA
- a CDS encoding LysR family transcriptional regulator, with amino-acid sequence MNISQLQTLVAVVERGNFSDAALQLHISQSAVSRAIASLEEELGVTLLVRGRFGARLTPVGERLLRHVRKMLQLREQMDYEANLEKGLRGGNVRVAAFRSAATHLLPPVIARFRQQFPQITLTLTEEDPATVEHLLRSGQVDIGLLPLPRAGEDLQTWEIARDEFIVLVPLSFGPLPETLTWEDLSRFSYILYNYAECTTAVRNHWEAAHQTLKVAYLVKEDSTIVNMVAQGLGAAILPRLAAIPIPEGIQIRRLPIPLERVIGAAVLASALHPPAVFAFLEALRGNPSQLPS; translated from the coding sequence ATGAACATCTCGCAACTGCAAACCCTGGTGGCTGTGGTGGAGCGGGGAAATTTCAGCGATGCCGCTCTGCAATTGCACATTTCCCAGTCGGCGGTGAGCCGGGCCATTGCCAGCCTAGAGGAAGAATTGGGGGTGACTCTACTGGTGCGCGGTCGCTTTGGGGCGCGCCTGACGCCGGTGGGGGAGCGACTGCTGCGCCATGTTCGCAAAATGCTGCAACTGCGGGAACAAATGGATTATGAGGCCAACCTGGAAAAAGGGTTGCGGGGGGGAAATGTGCGAGTTGCCGCTTTTCGCAGTGCTGCAACCCATTTGCTGCCGCCGGTGATCGCCCGCTTCCGCCAACAATTTCCCCAGATTACCCTCACCCTTACAGAGGAAGATCCGGCCACTGTTGAACATCTGTTGCGATCGGGCCAGGTGGATATTGGTCTATTGCCTCTGCCGCGGGCTGGTGAGGATCTACAGACGTGGGAGATTGCCCGCGATGAGTTCATTGTGTTGGTTCCGCTGAGTTTTGGGCCCCTGCCGGAAACCCTGACCTGGGAGGATCTTTCCCGTTTTTCCTACATTCTCTACAACTACGCCGAATGCACCACCGCGGTGCGGAACCACTGGGAAGCCGCTCACCAAACCCTCAAGGTGGCCTACTTGGTGAAGGAAGACTCCACCATTGTGAACATGGTGGCACAGGGTCTGGGGGCTGCCATCTTGCCCCGCTTGGCCGCCATTCCCATTCCCGAAGGGATCCAGATCCGCCGGCTGCCGATCCCACTGGAGCGGGTGATCGGGGCTGCCGTTCTGGCCTCTGCGCTGCACCCGCCTGCAGTATTTGCCTTCCTGGAAGCCTTGCGGGGAAACCCATCCCAGTTGCCAAGTTAA
- a CDS encoding RNA-guided endonuclease InsQ/TnpB family protein: MTQVLTVSCKLKASQSQAAKLDATLEAFGQALNWVNQNTPEKVANAVKLQSLCYREIRARFGLSSNLAQQVCRRLAGARKVAQQKNRPVKAFKGGFATYDARIFSFREKDWTVSLTTVEGRERFELAIGRYQRERLAGSNPKSATLVKRKDGSYSIQICVEAEPSPPQRTGRVLGVDLGRTDIAHTSEGDNWNGQQLNRIRDHYSKLRAALQRKASKGTRSSRRRCRQLLQRLSGKERRFQSRQRCVAKTWVNHRISKAIVSRAKTTNSAIALEDLTGIRERVNQQPRSKTERRRANSWAFYQLRQFLEYKARVAGVSLILVPPAYTSQTCHKCLHIHPDPAQSYRSGKSFKCGHCGWEGDADLNGANVIALLGAVVNQPRGSGLFCSLVGQSRLRATESPLRTA; the protein is encoded by the coding sequence ATGACCCAAGTCCTGACCGTATCCTGCAAGCTCAAGGCGTCCCAGTCGCAGGCCGCCAAATTGGACGCGACTTTGGAGGCTTTTGGCCAAGCCTTGAACTGGGTCAACCAGAACACGCCGGAGAAAGTCGCCAACGCCGTTAAGCTCCAGTCTCTGTGCTACCGCGAAATCCGCGCCCGGTTCGGCTTATCCAGTAACTTGGCTCAGCAGGTCTGCAGGCGGCTGGCCGGCGCCCGTAAAGTTGCCCAACAGAAAAACCGCCCCGTCAAAGCGTTCAAGGGTGGCTTCGCTACCTACGACGCTCGTATCTTTTCGTTCCGCGAGAAAGACTGGACGGTGTCGCTGACCACGGTGGAGGGTCGGGAGCGCTTTGAGCTGGCGATTGGCCGCTACCAGAGAGAACGGCTGGCGGGCTCCAATCCCAAATCTGCCACTCTGGTCAAGCGTAAAGACGGCTCCTACTCCATTCAAATCTGTGTGGAAGCGGAGCCATCCCCACCGCAACGCACGGGTAGAGTGCTGGGGGTGGACTTGGGAAGGACAGATATTGCCCATACGTCAGAAGGGGATAACTGGAATGGACAGCAGTTGAACCGAATCCGAGACCACTACTCCAAGCTGAGGGCGGCACTCCAACGCAAAGCCAGTAAGGGCACACGCAGTTCGCGGCGCAGATGCCGTCAACTGTTGCAACGGCTGTCTGGCAAGGAGAGACGCTTTCAGTCGCGTCAGCGTTGCGTAGCAAAAACGTGGGTCAATCATCGCATCTCCAAAGCTATTGTCTCTAGGGCAAAGACCACAAACAGCGCTATTGCCCTGGAAGACTTGACAGGGATACGGGAAAGGGTCAATCAACAACCCCGCAGCAAAACCGAAAGGCGCAGGGCCAACAGTTGGGCGTTCTACCAACTACGTCAGTTTCTGGAGTACAAGGCGAGGGTTGCAGGGGTTTCTCTGATTCTTGTGCCGCCTGCTTACACGTCGCAGACCTGTCACAAGTGTTTACACATCCATCCCGATCCTGCGCAATCCTACCGCAGTGGTAAGTCGTTCAAGTGTGGGCACTGTGGATGGGAAGGGGATGCGGATTTGAATGGTGCGAATGTGATTGCGCTCTTGGGGGCTGTCGTAAACCAGCCTAGAGGTTCGGGCCTGTTTTGTTCTCTGGTAGGGCAGAGCAGGCTCAGGGCTACTGAAAGCCCGCTCCGTACCGCTTAG